In Nitrospinota bacterium, the genomic window AGCTTTTTCATGCTTTTTAATCAATTCCTTGAGGTGCATTGTATCTTCCGATTCTACCTCTTTCGGTTTGGAAGGCATCGGAAATAGATTGCCGCGTTTTTTACCTTTGGTTTTAACGGCAAAATAATAGATGACGGCACCCACGGGGAACAACACCACCATGATGACGATCCAGATAAAATGTTCCTTACGTTGAATGCAGTCCAGACACATCCAGACCATGAGCACAAGGCCGAGAGTTATAAAAATATCCATTAAATTAAAATCGATTCGATTGAGAATGATTGATAAAAAATCTGCGTCAAATACCCGGAAGGGGAGGCTTTCTCGTTAATAAATGAATGACACTACACAACTTCATTATTAATATCAAGAAGTGCAACCTTTGGCGCATGCTTTTCAACTTCAGGGTCTATAATACCATAAGCCGCAATTATGATGCGATCATTAATCTGAGCCAGACGGGCGGCGGCTCCATTAAGGGAGAACACTCCGCTGCCGCGTTTCCCTATTATGGCGTAAGTGATAAAACGGTCGCCGGTGTTAATATTATAAATATGAACCTGTTCATACGGGGCGATACCCACCCGTTCCAACAAGTTTTCATCAATTTCGATGCTACCTTCGTAGTCCATTTTGGTGTCGGTGACACGGGCCCGATGAAGTTTGGATTTTAACATTATTCGCTGCATTTCACTCTCCCTACAATGCAATTATCTATTAAACGAGTCTTGCCAATCCGAACGGCAAGGGCTATCAAGGAACTTCCCTTAATTTCTTCCTGCTCTATAAAGCTTTCTGGATCACATACTGAAATATAATCGATTTCTGCTTTGTCATACTTTTCTATCTGTTCGCGAATTTCCTGCCGTATCTTCTGCGCGGAGGATTCTCCGTTTAGAACTCTTTGTCGGGCTGCATCCAGGGCGCGGGAGAGAGATAGCGAAGGCTCTGTTTCCTCTTTGGATAAATAGAGGTTCCTGGAACTTTTTGCCAGCCCCTGAGGTTCTCTGACAATGGGCAGGCGTTTGATGGATACGTCCAGGTCCAGATCTCGAACCAGGCTCTCTATCACCGTTGCCTGTTGCCAGTCTTTGTTGCCGAAAAAAGCGGCATGCGGTCGAACAATATTAAACAGCTTGAGGACAACGGTGGCGACACCCCGGAAAAACCCCGGGCGGCTCTTGCCGCACAGGTGATCGGTGATTTCCTCAACAGTGACAAAAGTTTTATAGCCCTTCGGGTACATGGTGTTTCGAGAGGGCAGAAATAACACGTCCACTCCGGCGGTTTCCAGTTGTCGCTGATCTGCTTCCAGATTTACCGGGTATTGGTCGAGGTCTTCATTTTCGCCGAACTGGGTGGGGTTGATAAAAATACTGGCCACCGTCACATCGCAGGTAGAAACGGATTCCAGGACCAGGCTCATATGACCTTCGTGCAGACAGCCCATGGTGGGAACAAAACCAATGGTTTTGTGCGAACTTCTGACTTGATCGGACCATTGCTTCATCCCGGTGATGGATTTAATGATTTCCATCGGAATTGTCCACTTTTTTAAGCGATTGTTTTTCGTTCCCGTAAGAGTGTTCTTTTCCCGGAAATGCGCCTGAGCGCACTTCTTCGATATAGCTGCCTACCACCTTTTTTATTTCCGCGTTCAAATTCGCATATTTCTTGACGAACTTGGGAGTGAAGTCCTGCGTCAATCCCAAAAGATCGTGAAGGACCAGGATCTGGCCGTCGCAATGAGGTCCCGCGCCAATCCCGATGGTTGGAATTTTCAAGCAATCCGTGATTTCACCTGCCAGGTCACTGGGAATTCCTTCGAGAACAACGGCAAACGCGCCAGCCTTTTCCAGTTCGCGGGCGTCCTGTTTGATCTGTCGGGCTTGAAGCAAATTCTTCCCCTGTACTTTATAGCCGCCAAATTGATGCACGGATTGTGGGGTGAGGCCGATGTGTCCCATCACCGGGATTCCCGCCTGGACGATGGCGTGCACTTTTTGAGAAACCTTGACGCCGCCTTCGAGTTTGACCGCCGCCGCCCCTCCTTCCTGAAGGAAACGACCGGCATTGGCGATCGCCTGCTCGTCGGAAATCTGGTACGACATAAAAGGCATGTCTCCAACAATCAGGCTGTTTTGGACCCCCCGTTTAACAGCCTGGGTAAGCAGGATCATTGCATCCATGGTGACAGGAAGGGTGTTGGAAAATCCTAGTGCGACCATGGCGAGAGAGTCTCCCACAAGGATGATGTCGATATCCGTTGCGTCCAGTATCCTGGCGAAGCAGAAATCATAGGCTGTCAGAGCCGTAATTTTGGACCGGGAATTTTTCTTGCCGATGATGGACGGTATGGTGACTTGTTTTCTATCCATGACAGTTCTCCTGAACAGCTGAACGTTGGACCTGAAAACAGGGAAGCCTAAACTCGCGGCGGGGGAATAAAAAAATAAAAAGCCCACCGACGAGGAAGGATGGGCAGGCTGGAAATTACAATAAATCGCATCTTCTGAGTTTGAGGCCTTGATGAAAAGGTCCCCCTACGAACACGATCTACTATGAATCAATTTTCTTGCCCCGTCCCGGTCCTGTCAGGATCCAAGCGGATTGTAATACTCTCTGCCAATTTTATGATGATTGATCTTATTAATCAACTCCTGAAGGTCAATTTTTTTTTCGACGAAATCAATCTCGTTGGTATTGACGACCAGAAGAGGGGTTTCCGAGTAATAAAAGAAAAAATTGTTAAAGGCCTTATTGACGGCTTCCAGATAATCCCAATCCAGATAGAATTCATAATCTCGGCTTCTTTTTTCGATCCGTTCTTTAAGAATATCCGTATCGGCTTGCAGAAAAATGACCAGATCCGGTTTCGGGGGACGAAACTTTATCAGGTCAAATATTTGATTATACAGCTGAAGTTCATGGCTCTTTAAATTAAGGTTGGCGAAAAGGGGATCTTTTTGAAACAGAAAATCCGTTAAAACCACCGAATTGAAGAGGTCTCTTTGTGCCAGATTCAGGTATAGGCTGTAGCGGTTCAGTAAAAAAAAAATTTGCGTCTGAAAGGCAAACGATTCCTTGTCCTGATAAAATTTAGGGAGAAACGGATTTCCTTCGTCATTCTCAAGAACCAGTCTGGCGTCAAATTGTTTTCCCAGCAATTTGACCAAAGATGTTTTCCCGGCTCCAATCGCGCCTTCTACCGCGATGAAATTTGGCTCGATCACTGATTTTGTTAGGGTGACCATAGAAAGAATTAAAATCCGGTTAAAAAGTCATGTTGCCAAATCAAGGCATCAGTTGGAATCGGAACCCCTGGGGATGCTGGCTGTCGGGGAAGTCGGTCATTGCGAACTAATTTCACCAAGAATATCCTTGATCGTGGACTTCAATTCCCGGAGGTCGGCGGATTTTACCACATACGCATCGGACGCCCAGACCCGAAAATCCTGTTTATAGCGTCCATAGGCGGAACAAAGGATCACGGGGATATCGTTCTTATCTTCCTTTAATTTTCTCATAAACTCAATGCCATCCATTCCGGGCATCTTAATATCCAGGGTGATGATATCCGGTTTGTCCTGCTGGATTTTTTCCATCGCCTCTTCCGCAGTTGCCGCCACGGTGACTTGATAGCCGCAATCTTCCAGTTCTTCTTTGTAGAGAAATCTGATATTTTGCTCGTCATCAACCACCAAAATTTTTTTCATATCCTGCTCCAGGCTGGAAAACAGTATTCAGGGAATAATCGCAGAAATTCCTTTCTAAAATAAAACCGTAAGATACAAACCGATAAATAAATCATAGGCATCTCTAAAAATTGACTAAATGCTCCTAATCGTCAATTTAAGGGAATAGCTTTGTTTTAGTGGGACAGGCTTTCCAGCCTGTCCGCACGGGACACTAGAAAGGCGGAATTAAATTCCGCACTTCCGCATAAACTTTAAGGATAGGTCGCCCGTGCCACTGATATAAGAAATCCTTGTACAATGTTCAATTTCCTGTAATAAACTAATTTTTAGAGATGTCCTCATAAAATTAGCGGGACACTCGTTGTTTATAATAATCGCATCAATTTTGCAATGGTAAATGAAGAAATACAGTAACTCCACGTCCAAAATTATTCTCGACTTGAATGGTTCCCCCATGAATTTCGATAATTTTTCGAGAAATGGAAAGCCCCAATCCGGTACCGGAAGATTTTGTGGTGAAAAAGGGATTAAAAATATTTTCAAAAATATCCTGAGCGATCCCGCCACCAGTATCCTCAATACGCACGGTGATTACATTTTTTCCGCCGATATATTTTTCATGATAGGTTTGTATGAAGAGTTCTCCGCCTGATGGCATGGATTCCATCGCATTATAAAACAGATTGATCAGCACCTGTTTGATTTTTGGCTTGTCAAGCTGAAGAGGAGGAAGATCCTTTTCCAGTTGCCGATGTACGGCGATACCTTTCATAAAAAACCCTGATTTGAATAGAAAAACCCCCTCTTCGAGAAGCTCATTGATATCGCATGCCTCGCGCTCCAGAACACCGGCTTTCGAATACATCAGGATATTTGTCAAAAGTTTTTCCAGACGATCGACTTCGGACATAATGATATTGGAATAATCCGCTATATTCTTTAATTCTTCATCGTGATCAAATTTCTCGGAAAATTGTTTGATTTTTTTTTCGAGGCGGCGGGCGAATCCGCCGATGGAAACCAGCGGATTTTTGATTTCGTGCGCCACCTCTGCGGATATTTCCCCCAAAGCGGCCAATTTTTCCGATTGCACCAGTTGCTCTTTGGCGGAGAGAAGTTCTCTATTGGTCTCCAGCAGCTTGGTGAGCAATCGGGAGTTTTCAATCACCCAACTCGCATGCGTGGCAAACCGGGTCAAAAGACGGAGTTGCTCGTCTGAGATGGGTTGGTTGTTATATCGGTTATCCACCAGGATGACCCCTAAAACCTCCTTGTGGGCAATGAGTGGTATGGTGGCAAAAGCATTCGTTCCCAGGGCGTGAAGGAACTCGTCGTTGACCAGAGGATGGTTACTTGCATCGGTGACATTGAAAGGAGTTTTTTGAATCACCGTTTCGACCAGGATGTTTGTCCCCGGCTGGATGGGGAAACGCAAACTTTGAGCGAATTGATTGAATCCGGAATTTTTATATTCATCCTTATCCGCCTCGGTGACAATCCAGTGCAGCATATTTTGCTTTTTGCGTCCCCATTCGGCCCAGATGCGGAAGGCATCTTCCGGAGTATCCGGTCCGAGGCCCATGTATCCCTGCAGGGTATCGGTTTTTTCGTTGATGATAAAAATCATGGCCCGGTTGAATCCGCCGGCTTCTCCCATGGTGATGCCGCTTAAGATAATCCATAGGCCATGTTCGAGTTTGATGGATGTTTGCACCGCCAGGCTGATATCGTAAAAAATTGTTTGCTCTTTAAGGAGCATTTGACTGTTGTTATATAGAATGGCGTTTCTAATGCATCCGGACATCTGGCTGGCGATGGTTTCCATAATGAGGATCTCAAGGTCGGTGAACTCCCTTTGTTCCACAGTATGAACATTGACGACGCCAATAGATTGTTCATTCACCAGGATGGGAACCGACAGCATGGATTTAAATTTTTCTTCTTCTATTTCGGGAAAGTAGACAAATCGCGGGTCATTGTGGGCGTCACTGAGAGCCAGGGTGGACTTGTGCTGGGCAACCCAGCCGGTGATGCCCTTGCCAATTTCCAGACGGACGAACGGGGAGGTATCCTGGCGAAGTCCGTTGCTTGCTCTTAAGTCTAGAAATTTGCAGCTTTCATCGGCGAGATAAATCGAACAACCGTCGATATATAATTTGGTTTTGATGGTCTCGATGATTTGTGCCAGGGTTTCATCGAGATCCAGCGTGGAGTTGGCAATGCGGGTGATATCCTGAAGGATTTCGACACCCAGTTTATTTTTTTTCATAAGACCTCACTTCTTCAGGGCACGCATATAGACCTGACAGTATTTTCGGGCCGCTCGGTCCCAGCTGTGATCCACCTCCATGCCATTCAACATCAGCCGACGCCAATCTTTCTTCTTTTGGTAAAGGGACAACGCCTTTTGCACCGCTTGAAAGAAGGAATCAACTTCAAACTTTTTAAATTTAAAACCCGTTCCCTTCAACGTTTTTTTATTAAACTCCTTTATGGAGTCCTGCAACCCCCCCACCGCGCGGACAACAGGGATGGTCCCGTATTTCAAAGCATACATTTGCGTCAGCCCGCAGGGCTCATATTGCGAAGGCATCAACAAAAGATCGCTACCAGCCAGAATTTTATGGGCTAACTTTTCATCAAATCCGATATGAGTACCGATTTGATCCGGGTACCGTTTGCTCATCTGCAAAAAATATTTTTCATATTTTGGGTCTCCAGAACCCAGAATGATCAGTGCCGCCCCAGTAGCCAGGATGTCGTCCATGGTTTCTATGACCAGTTCGATTCCCTTCTGACTCGATAGGCGGGTGACCATCGACAGTATGGGAATTTTATCAGTGACCTTGAGAGAAAATAAGTCTGCCAGGTTGCTTTTGCAAGCGGCTTTTCCCTTTATGGATTTTGGGTCGTAGTTTTTTGCGATCCACGGGTCGAGAGCAGGATTCCATTCCAGGGTATCGACGCCGTTTAATATACCAAACAGATCCTTAGACCGATTGCGCAGAACGCCATCCATTTTAAAGCCAAAAGCTTTGGTCTGAATTTCTCGGGCATAAGTGGGGCTCACAGTGTTCAGAAGATCCGCGTACACCAACCCGGATTTTAAAAAGCTGAAATAGTTATAAAACTCGACCCCCTCAGGCGTGTATACCGAGAAAGGCAGACCGGAGGCTTTCAGTTTAGCAGAGGGAAAGTTTCCCTGATACCCCAGGTTGTGGACGGAAAAAAGGGTGCGGGTATTTTGGAACCATCGGTCCTTGGCGTAAATGGTTTTAAGATAAGCCGGGACCAGCCCGGTTTGCCAGTCATTGCAATGAATGATGTCAGGTTGAAAACCCAGAGATTTGCAAACCTCCAGAATGGCTCGGCAAAAGAAAATGAACCGCTCCGCGTTATCCGGGTAATCGCCATGAGAGGTGCCATAAATTTGATCGCGGAAATAATAGGTATCGTTGGCTACGAAGTAAATGGGGATGTTTTCATTGAGGCTTCCAAGAAATAAAAATCCTTTTTTCCTGGTTGCCCCTATAGGCACGTCAATGTCCAGACCAACGGGATGAATGCCGAGTGGGCATTTCGCGACGGATTTATATTTCGGCATGATGACTCGCACATCGTGCCCCAGTTGTTTTAAGGCTTTGGGCAGGGAGCCGGTAATATCGGCGAGGCCTCCGGTCTTCGCGTAGGGGTAAACTTCCGATGAGGCGATGAGTATCTTGAGTTTTTGAGCCATTATCGATTATGAGGGAAGCTGGGTATTGCGCAGGGTTTCCGCCGCTACCTCGGGAAGAACGGGGTTGATGTAAAATCCGGTTCCCTGCTCGAAGCCCGCCATTTTAGTCAGCTTCGGCATGATCTCGATGTGCCAGTGGTAATGTTTGCCATGATCTCCATTCACCGGGGAGGTGTGCAGAACAAAGTTATAAGAAGGCGCCTCCAGAGCATAACGCATTTTCATCAAGGATTCTTTCAACAAACTGGCCAAACAGGAAATATCTTCCGCCGCACAGTCTTCAAAACGGTCCGAATGGAATTTTGGCAGAAGCCACATTTCAAAAGGAAACCGCGGAGCGTAGGGGCACAGGGTGATAAACCGGTCATTTTCGTTCACGATGCGGAGACCAACAGCTTTCTCCTGCGCGATGATGTCGCAAAAAATACAGCGGTTTTTTACAACAAAGTGTCTTTGCGCTCCGGCGATTTCATCCGAGACCAGCTCGGGGACGATGGGAAGGGCGATCAACTGACAGTGAGAATGTTCCAGCGTGGCACCTGCCGCTTCCCCGTGATTCTTGAATATCAGAATATATTGAAACCGCGTGTCTTTCTTAAGATCCAATATCCTATATTTGAAGGTCCATAAAGCATCTTCCACTTTCTTTTCCGGGAGCAGGTCCAGGTCCGCTTCGTGGTCGGGGGATTCAATGATGACCTCATGCGCGCCTATGCCGTTCATCATTTCGTACAGGCCATCCGAAGATCGGTCCATCTGGTCTTCGATTTTCAAAGCGGGAAACTTGTTGGGAACAACCCTGAGTGTCCAGCCGGGAGTATTTGGAAGTGAATTTTCCGGCCTGAAGGCCAGTATTTCAGGGGGTGTGGTGCTTTCATTGCCCTGGCAAAAGGCGCAACTGGCTTTATGGAGTTTCTTTTCCGGGGGCGGAAAATCCTGGGGTCGCTGTCCCCGCTCAGGGGAAATGATGACCCAGCGGTTCAGTATGGGGTCTTTTCTGAGTTCGGGCATGGGAAACGGGTCCGTGTAAAGTACTTTATTATAGGAGAAAAAGGTCGTAAGGGCTAATAAAGGCTTCATACTAAGAAAGGGAGTATAGAATGTCAATCAGGGATGCTGGGGGAAGCTTTTTTCAGAATGGATAAAGTGGCAAAAGACGTTGAACATCAAGTTTTAAAACTCTATAATCATTTAAAACCAACAGTTTAATAATTGAACCCGCAGTCCGGGTTGTTAGTAGCACAGGCTTTCCAGCCTGTGCACAATTTAATTTTGCGAATCAGTATTTTTAAAAAGAGTTAAAAATTTATGTCATCATCCCTGCAAGGCAAAAAAATCGTTCTCGGCGTTTCGGGAGGTATCGCCGCCTACAAGGCGGTTGAGCTGTTGCGCCTGATGGTCCGTGAAAAGGCCGAGGTGTTCGTGGTGATGAGCGCCCACGCCGGGAAATTTGTCACTCCGCTGACGTTTGAAGCCCTTTCCGGGAACCCGGTCTATTACGAAGTTTTTGGGACTGAAAATTCAGCGTCCATGCCGCACATCCGCGCGGCGGAAAATGCCGACCTGCTGCTGGTGGCTCCGGCGACGGCAGGCACACTCGGTAAACTGGCCTGCGGACTGGCGGACGATGCGTTATCCAATTTGTACCTTGCCTACCGGGGGCCGGTTATCATCGCTCCGGCGATGAATGACGGTATGTATGCCAACCCTGCGGTGCAGGAAAATATCGAAAAGATGAAACAGCGCGGCGTCGAGTTCATCGAACCGGAAGAAGGGGAGCTGGCCTGTGGAACGGTGGGGCAGGGGAGACTGGCCGACCCCGCGCGAATATTGACTGCTGTGCAAAACCGGCTCCGGGTCAGGGAAGATTTAAAAGGCCTCAAAATTCTGGTGACCGCCGGGCCGACGCACGAGCCGCTGGACCCGGTGCGCTACATCTCCAACCCGTCTTCGGGAAAGATGGGCTATGCGGTCGCTGAACAGGCACGCCTGCGTGGAGCCGAAGTGACCCTCATCAGCGGACCGACAAAGCTGAACCCTCCACACGGAGTGAAAGTCATTCCCTGTAAGCAGGCCAGAGAAATGAATGCGCTTGTGCAACAACATTTGCCCGATTGTGATGTCTTGTTTATGATTGCGGCGGTGGGGGATTTTTCCGCCGAAAAAGTGCAGAAGG contains:
- a CDS encoding aspartate 1-decarboxylase produces the protein MQRIMLKSKLHRARVTDTKMDYEGSIEIDENLLERVGIAPYEQVHIYNINTGDRFITYAIIGKRGSGVFSLNGAAARLAQINDRIIIAAYGIIDPEVEKHAPKVALLDINNEVV
- the panC gene encoding pantoate--beta-alanine ligase; amino-acid sequence: MEIIKSITGMKQWSDQVRSSHKTIGFVPTMGCLHEGHMSLVLESVSTCDVTVASIFINPTQFGENEDLDQYPVNLEADQRQLETAGVDVLFLPSRNTMYPKGYKTFVTVEEITDHLCGKSRPGFFRGVATVVLKLFNIVRPHAAFFGNKDWQQATVIESLVRDLDLDVSIKRLPIVREPQGLAKSSRNLYLSKEETEPSLSLSRALDAARQRVLNGESSAQKIRQEIREQIEKYDKAEIDYISVCDPESFIEQEEIKGSSLIALAVRIGKTRLIDNCIVGRVKCSE
- the panB gene encoding 3-methyl-2-oxobutanoate hydroxymethyltransferase; translation: MDRKQVTIPSIIGKKNSRSKITALTAYDFCFARILDATDIDIILVGDSLAMVALGFSNTLPVTMDAMILLTQAVKRGVQNSLIVGDMPFMSYQISDEQAIANAGRFLQEGGAAAVKLEGGVKVSQKVHAIVQAGIPVMGHIGLTPQSVHQFGGYKVQGKNLLQARQIKQDARELEKAGAFAVVLEGIPSDLAGEITDCLKIPTIGIGAGPHCDGQILVLHDLLGLTQDFTPKFVKKYANLNAEIKKVVGSYIEEVRSGAFPGKEHSYGNEKQSLKKVDNSDGNH
- a CDS encoding deoxynucleoside kinase, with the protein product MVTLTKSVIEPNFIAVEGAIGAGKTSLVKLLGKQFDARLVLENDEGNPFLPKFYQDKESFAFQTQIFFLLNRYSLYLNLAQRDLFNSVVLTDFLFQKDPLFANLNLKSHELQLYNQIFDLIKFRPPKPDLVIFLQADTDILKERIEKRSRDYEFYLDWDYLEAVNKAFNNFFFYYSETPLLVVNTNEIDFVEKKIDLQELINKINHHKIGREYYNPLGS
- a CDS encoding response regulator, yielding MKKILVVDDEQNIRFLYKEELEDCGYQVTVAATAEEAMEKIQQDKPDIITLDIKMPGMDGIEFMRKLKEDKNDIPVILCSAYGRYKQDFRVWASDAYVVKSADLRELKSTIKDILGEISSQ
- a CDS encoding GAF domain-containing protein, translating into MKKNKLGVEILQDITRIANSTLDLDETLAQIIETIKTKLYIDGCSIYLADESCKFLDLRASNGLRQDTSPFVRLEIGKGITGWVAQHKSTLALSDAHNDPRFVYFPEIEEEKFKSMLSVPILVNEQSIGVVNVHTVEQREFTDLEILIMETIASQMSGCIRNAILYNNSQMLLKEQTIFYDISLAVQTSIKLEHGLWIILSGITMGEAGGFNRAMIFIINEKTDTLQGYMGLGPDTPEDAFRIWAEWGRKKQNMLHWIVTEADKDEYKNSGFNQFAQSLRFPIQPGTNILVETVIQKTPFNVTDASNHPLVNDEFLHALGTNAFATIPLIAHKEVLGVILVDNRYNNQPISDEQLRLLTRFATHASWVIENSRLLTKLLETNRELLSAKEQLVQSEKLAALGEISAEVAHEIKNPLVSIGGFARRLEKKIKQFSEKFDHDEELKNIADYSNIIMSEVDRLEKLLTNILMYSKAGVLEREACDINELLEEGVFLFKSGFFMKGIAVHRQLEKDLPPLQLDKPKIKQVLINLFYNAMESMPSGGELFIQTYHEKYIGGKNVITVRIEDTGGGIAQDIFENIFNPFFTTKSSGTGLGLSISRKIIEIHGGTIQVENNFGRGVTVFLHLPLQN
- the glgA gene encoding glycogen synthase GlgA, producing MAQKLKILIASSEVYPYAKTGGLADITGSLPKALKQLGHDVRVIMPKYKSVAKCPLGIHPVGLDIDVPIGATRKKGFLFLGSLNENIPIYFVANDTYYFRDQIYGTSHGDYPDNAERFIFFCRAILEVCKSLGFQPDIIHCNDWQTGLVPAYLKTIYAKDRWFQNTRTLFSVHNLGYQGNFPSAKLKASGLPFSVYTPEGVEFYNYFSFLKSGLVYADLLNTVSPTYAREIQTKAFGFKMDGVLRNRSKDLFGILNGVDTLEWNPALDPWIAKNYDPKSIKGKAACKSNLADLFSLKVTDKIPILSMVTRLSSQKGIELVIETMDDILATGAALIILGSGDPKYEKYFLQMSKRYPDQIGTHIGFDEKLAHKILAGSDLLLMPSQYEPCGLTQMYALKYGTIPVVRAVGGLQDSIKEFNKKTLKGTGFKFKKFEVDSFFQAVQKALSLYQKKKDWRRLMLNGMEVDHSWDRAARKYCQVYMRALKK
- the galT gene encoding galactose-1-phosphate uridylyltransferase — its product is MPELRKDPILNRWVIISPERGQRPQDFPPPEKKLHKASCAFCQGNESTTPPEILAFRPENSLPNTPGWTLRVVPNKFPALKIEDQMDRSSDGLYEMMNGIGAHEVIIESPDHEADLDLLPEKKVEDALWTFKYRILDLKKDTRFQYILIFKNHGEAAGATLEHSHCQLIALPIVPELVSDEIAGAQRHFVVKNRCIFCDIIAQEKAVGLRIVNENDRFITLCPYAPRFPFEMWLLPKFHSDRFEDCAAEDISCLASLLKESLMKMRYALEAPSYNFVLHTSPVNGDHGKHYHWHIEIMPKLTKMAGFEQGTGFYINPVLPEVAAETLRNTQLPS
- the coaBC gene encoding bifunctional phosphopantothenoylcysteine decarboxylase/phosphopantothenate--cysteine ligase CoaBC, with amino-acid sequence MSSSLQGKKIVLGVSGGIAAYKAVELLRLMVREKAEVFVVMSAHAGKFVTPLTFEALSGNPVYYEVFGTENSASMPHIRAAENADLLLVAPATAGTLGKLACGLADDALSNLYLAYRGPVIIAPAMNDGMYANPAVQENIEKMKQRGVEFIEPEEGELACGTVGQGRLADPARILTAVQNRLRVREDLKGLKILVTAGPTHEPLDPVRYISNPSSGKMGYAVAEQARLRGAEVTLISGPTKLNPPHGVKVIPCKQAREMNALVQQHLPDCDVLFMIAAVGDFSAEKVQKEKIKKNGEPLILKLVPNPDILQEVAKIKTRQFIVGFAAESENVVQSAQEKLEKKQLDLIVANDISAPGIGFQSDSNQVTLIDKDGAIDSLPRLSKREIAGVLLDRVKGKMRSKG